One genomic segment of Helianthus annuus cultivar XRQ/B chromosome 14, HanXRQr2.0-SUNRISE, whole genome shotgun sequence includes these proteins:
- the LOC110905302 gene encoding uncharacterized protein LOC110905302, with product MENVDRITLLNDIDVLTTNYTIKVKIVSLWRKKMRDNERETYRIDMILMDEKGSKIQASCMHKLFSKFERHLNVDECLIIKRPSLAANTASFKIVPNNQKLTFYYHTFVEKCNVWDGPQYVFNFVEFNDVLSMKIKEGTTVDFIGYVGVCYNIEDTNKKDGSKGKRLNLKLQDLEDVQIDLTLWDDHAKDMYSYMISEKREAHVVVVVHFGAVKSYKGKWGLSNNFDGSRVFINDNFDDMLLFKQKFLAKLSASSESSSHAGSYMMCSVEDEFLKNDVFSPLAYLPSILEPKKVVVVGTIVAIVSDKMWYYDGCNYCKSKVEKKFETYDKDDGTSDVRDTQLYQCSNKDCNGKEVFPMSRFKIPVRVQDSTGTVTLTLFDHEAMKFVRKTAKELIQIQDELLQTNDFPREYPVEFEELLNQKCAFVIKVTDFNIANGVENYGISVVTTDDDILDKLNKKFKIDQIDAYETFGMSQSEFQTSGAEGLKDADSYTGDNTTPISKDYAVDLKQSSSDMKRNLDDVYLNEVGLVSSAILSIVLKMHNRFEQLKLYYSERPHIDLENKSEQAKCRRSLRKLYIDNKRSNAAAFPEYVVRALEAKHRRKLRKLYLDRKRSNVTKKLISRGGTSTLSSSTPIRLNNKENFTPNISNITFPTESSTAFGTSNHLNSSFNVRSSVITQSTFKKKGNVLHDQFSTPIRTPLANLSNTMPDNIASSSTLPLNDCFSLHPRISNKRNTTFLSSELSSIKKMSSGKRRLIHKPIEIQPIPMAALDSDDENHVNEVVLDATKGVSKDYVDHGDQTLTCGLCFANLWPTEGGKGRITLQKQTYSLCCGYGKVDLPEYKDSDPSYQMLFRGLDQESKYFLKNIRRYNSMFSFTSMGGKVDTKINKGNAPFVYRISGQNAHSMGSLLPKHGAQPKFSQLYIYDTENELTNRELLFSDSSSKASIRAKELDVKFIKYITNMLDSTNMLVKTYRMVRDHLHDNPNVTLKLRIISQRDRDGRTYNLPTCSEVAALIVDEPDLQIESRDIIVEMRSGELKRISELHPSYLALQYPILFPYGDDGYRINIPHREFGPNSKKTRPTCTMREFFAYRIQDRHNKFSLILNARRLFQQFLVDAYTMIESERLNYIRFQQIKLRSDSLNSLKNVQDVGQSDLSHTGQPVILPSSFTGGSRYMMQNYLDAMALCRKYGYPDFFITITCNPKWPEIVRFLGDSSIKPEDRPDILCRLFKMKLDELIKDMKQKKNFGNINAVVYTVEFQKRGLPHAHICLFMKADHKLPTVEHIDPFISAEIPDKNEDPELYSLVSDFMIHGPCGYANMKCPCMVGNRCSKNFPKRFLDSTSIDSDGFPVYRRRDSGHTVVKKGVTLDNRSVVPYNKNLLKRYQAHINVEWCNQAGSIKYLFKYINKGPDRATVAVFDSDRGPDEEIPKDEIKEYYEARYVSACEASWRIFGNDVHYRYPSVMRLPFHLPGQQNVVFSCDDDIEDVLNKPQVNSSIFLEWMKMNNSKPEARQLTYVEFPTKYVWKLKDRCWQQRQNYVVIGRIYSASPSLGEAYYLRILLTKVKGPRSFEEIRTYDGVVYPTFRDACYARGLLDDDNEYIECIKESSFTGNGHYLRSLFATLLLSNTLSRPEVVWEKTWELLSEDILYNMRKDSGMSDFVVSEERLKNITLSKIEKFLLRNGSSLHRFSPMPYPDDDYLMSESNRLINEELSFDIDEVTAEFNNLHSCLNGDQRAVYNEIMDAVRIGKGGVFFVYGYGGTGKTFLWKTLGASIRCNGQIVINVASSGIASLLLSRGRTAHSRFHIPINLNEDSVCHIKPNTEIANLLYEAKLIIWDEAPMIHKHAFEALDRTLKDVLSVFDSQNSELPFGGKTIVFGGDFRQILPVVQNGSRQDIVNASLCSSHIWSTCKVLKLTINMRLSVGSSSSNVMEINEFGKWLLDIGEGNVGDSIDGDGTIEIPAHLLITDENDPIQGLIDFVYPSVLHRYKERDYFSERAILAPKNEVVHDINDRLLDLFPGEEVEYLSSDSLCPTEQINDPLHQDLYNPDVLNSVKVSGLPNHRLVLKLGVPVMLLRNIDQQNGLCNGTRLQITRLGKRVIEAEILSGSNVGSRTFIPRISMIPSDKKIPFKFQKRQFPITVCFAMTINKSQGQSLSRVGIYLRDPVFSHGQLYVALSRVKTKDGVKVLIFDKNGRPTNKTANVVYKEIFGKL from the exons ATGGAAAACGTTGATCGGATCACATTGCTAAACGATATTGATGTTCTTACCACAAACTACACTATCAAGGTTAAAATTGTTAGTTTGTGGAGGAAGAAAATGAGGGATAATGAAAGGGAGACATATCGGATAGATATGATACTGATGGATGAAAAG GGTAGCAAAATTCAAGCTTCTTGCATGCACaagctattttcaaaatttgagaGGCATCTTAATGTTGATGAATGCCTTATCATTAAACGGCCATCTCTTGCTGCTAACACAGCATCTTTCAAGATTGTTCCTAACAACCAGAAGCTaactttttattatcataccttTGTCGAAAAGTGCAATGTATGGGACGGTCCGCAATACGTTTTCAATTTTGTTGAGTTTAATGATGTTCTTTCAATGAAAATAAAAGAGGGTACGACAGTAG ATTTCATTGGCTATGTTGGTGTTTGTTATAACATTGAGGATACTAACAAGAAGGATGGTAGCAAAGGGAAACGTCTTAATCTTAAGCTTCAAGATCTTGA AGATGTTCAGATTGATTTAACTCTTTGGGACGATCACGCTAAGGACATGTATTCTTACATGATTAGTGAAAAGCGTGAAGCACATGTTGTCGTTGTTGTCCATTTCGGTGCAGTTAAATCATACAAAG GCAAATGGGGATTATCCAATAACTTTGATGGTTCAAGAGTTTTCATTAACGACAACTTTGATGACATGCTATTGTTCAAGCAAAA GTTTCTTGCTAAACTTTCTGCTTCAAGTGAGTCAAGTAGCCATGCTGGGTCATATATGATGTGTTCTGTCGAAGATGAATTTTTAAAGAATGATGTTTTTTCACCACTTGCTTACCTTCCATCAATCTTAGAG CCAAAGaaagttgttgttgttggaaCTATTGTGGCAATCGTTTCTGATAAGATGTGGTATTATGATGGTTGTAACTATTGCAAGTCAAAAGTTGAGAAAAAGTTTGAAACCTATGATAAAGATGATGGAACAAGTGATGTTAGAGATACGCAGTTGTATCAATGTTCTAACAAGGATTGTAATGGAAAAGAGGTTTTCCCGATGTCCAG gttcaaaatacCGGTTCGCGTTCAAGATTCAACTGGAACTGTGACGCTTACATTATTTGACCATGAGGCGATGAAGTTTGTTCGGAAAACTGCAAAGGAGCTTATTCAAATTCAGGACGAG ttaTTGCAAACTAATGATTTCCCAAGAGAATATCCCGTTGAATTTGAAGAGTTGCTTAATCAAAAGTGTGCTTTTGTGATTAAAGTAACTGACTTTAATATTGCAAATGGTGTCGAGAATTATGGAATATCAGTTGTTACAACTGATGATGACATCTTGGATAAGCTcaacaaaaaatttaaaatagatCAA ATTGATGCTTATGAAACTTTTGGTATGAGTCAGTCTGAGTTCCAAACTTCTGGTGCTGAAGGTTTGAag GATGCCGATTCTTACACTGGGGATAACACCACACCTATTTCAAAGGATTATGCGGTTGACTTGAAACAATCATCCTCTGACATGAAGCGTAACCTTGATGATGTTTATTTGAATGAAGTTGGATTGGTGTCCTCAGCAA TTCTTTCTATTGTTTTAAAAATGCATAATAGGTTTGAACAACTTAAGTTGTATTATTCAGAACGTCCACATATTGACCTTGAAAATAAAT CTGAGCAAGCTAAATGTAGGCGTTCGTTAAGAAAGCTATATATTGATAATAAGAGATCAAATGCAGCTGCTTTTCCGGAATATGTTGTCAGAG cTTTAGAGGCTAAACACAGGCGCAAGTTAAGAAAATTATACCTTGATCGTAAGAGATCAAATGTTACAAAGAAATTAATTTCTAGAGGTGGTACTTCAACATTGTCATCATCAACACCAATCCGGTTAAATAACAAAGAGAATTTTACTCCCAATATTTCAAACATCACCTTTCCTACCGAATCTTCAACTGCTTTTGGGACAA GTAATCATTTAAATTCGTCCTTTAATGTAAGATCATCCGTTATTACACAATCAactttcaagaagaaaggaaaTGTACTACACGATCAGTTTTCAACACCCATCCGTACACCACTTGCAAACCTATCAAACACAATGCCAG ACAATATTGCAAGCTCATCAACGTTACCATTGAATGATTGCTTTTCTCTTCATCCTAGAATATCCAATAAACGTAACACAACATTTTTGTCATCTGAATTAAGCTCGATAAAAAAGATGTCTTCTGGAAAGCGTAGACTTATTCATAAACCAATTGAAATACAACCCATACCAATGGCTGCTCTTGACTCTGATGATGAAAATCACGTTAACGAGGTTGTGTTAGACGCCACAAAAGGCGTTTCTAAAG ATTACGTTGACCATGGTGACCAAACTCTTACGTGTGGTTTATGCTTTGCAAACTTATGGCCAACCGAAGGTGGAAAGGGTCGCATTACACTTCAAAAGCAAACATATAGCTTATGTTGTGGATATGGTAAAGTTGATTTGCCTGAATATAAAGATTCTGATCCATCTTATCAGATGCTGTTTCGCGGTTTAGATCAGGAAAGCAAATATTTCTTAAAGAACATAAGACGTTACAATTCTATGTTTTCCTTTACTTCGATGGGAGGAAAAGTTGATACTAAAATAAACAAAGGTAATGCTCCATTTGTTTATAGAATCAGTGGCCAGAATGCACATAGTATGGGTAGTCTTCTTCCTAAGCATGGAGCCCAGCCAAAATTTTCACAGCTTTATATCTATGATACTGAGAATGAGCTTACTAATAGGGAGTTGTTATTTAG TGATTCTTCAAGCAAAGCTTCGATTAGGGCAAAGGAACTTGATGTGAAGTTTATAAAGTATATTACGAACATGTTAGATTCTACGAATATGTTGGTTAAAACTTACAGGATGGTACGAGACCATCTCCATGACAATCCTAATGTTACTCTTAAACTTCGTATAATCTCACAGAGGGATAGAGACGGTAGGACTTACAATTTACCTACGTGTTCTGAAGTTGCTGCTTTGATAGTTGATGAACCTGATCTCCAGATTGAAAGCCGTGATATTATTGTTGAAATGCGTTCTGGAGAACTAAAGCGTATTAGCGAGTTACATCCTTCTTATCTTGCTCTACAGTATCCAATTCTTTTTCCGTATGGAGACGATGGATATAGGATTAACATTCCTCATAGAGAATTTGGTCCTAATTCAAAGAAGACAAGACCAACTTGTACTATGAGGGAGTTCTTTGCTTATAGAATTCAGGATAGGCATAACAAGTTTTCTCTAATTCTTAATGCAAGAAGGTTGTTTCAGCAGTTTTTAGTCGATGCCTACACAATGATTGAGAGTGAGAGGCTAAACTACATACGTTTTCAGCAAATCAAACTTCGATCTGATTCGCTAAACAGTCTTAAAAATGTTCAAGACGTTGGTCAGAGTGATTTGAGTCATACGGGACAACCTGTTATATTACCTTCATCTTTTACGGGTGGTTCTCGATACATGATGCAAAATTACTTAGATGCTATGGCGTTATGTCGGAAGTATGGTTATCCTGATTTCTTTATCACAATCACATGTAATCCGAAATGGCCTGAGATTGTAAGATTTCTAGGTGACTCTTCAATTAAGCCTGAAGACAGACCTGACATACTTTGTCGATTGTTTAAGATGAAACTTGATGAATTGATAAAAGATatgaagcaaaaaaaaaattttggcaaTATTAATGCAG tTGTTTATACCGTTGAGTTTCAAAAACGTGGTTTGCCACATGCGCATATTTGCTTATTTATGAAAGCTGATCATAAGCTTCCTACGGTTGAACACATCGATCCCTTTATATCAGCTGAAATTCCTGATAAGAATGAGGATCCTGAATTGTATTCTCTTGTGAGTGACTTTATGATTCATGGTCCTTGTGGATATGCGAACATGAAATGTCCATGCATGGTTGGCAACCGTTGTTCAAAGAATTTTCCGAAGAGGTTTTTGGATTCCACTTCCATTGATTCTGATGGTTTTCCAGTTTATAGGAGAAGAGATTCTGGTCACACAGTTGTCAAGAAGGGCGTTACTTTAGACAATAGGAGTGTAGTTCCGTACAACAAAAACCTACTCAAAAGATATCAGGCACATATTAACGTGGAATGGTGCAATCAGGCTGGCTCAATAAAGTATTTGTTTAAATACATTAATAAAGGACCTGATCGAGCCACTGTTGCTGTTTTTGATTCAGACAGAGGCCCCGATGAGGAAATTCCAAAAGATGAAATTAAAGAGTACTACGAAGCTAGATATGTTTCCGCATGTGAAGCCAGCTGGAGAATATTTGGCAATGATGTTCATTATCGGTATCCATCTGTTATGAGGTTACCATTTCATCTTCCAGGACAACAAAATGTTGTTTTTAGTTGTGACGATGATATTGAGGATGTCCTAAACAAACCTCAAGTAAATTCCTCTATTTTCTTGGAATGGATGAAGATGAACAATTCTAAGCCTGAAGCaagacaacttacttatgttgaGTTTCCCACAAAATATGTGTGGAAGTTAAAAGATCGTTGCTGGCAGCAACGCCAAAATTATGTTGTTATTGGAAGAATTTATTCTGCGTCTCCATCTCTTGGTGAGGCTTATTACCTACGAATTCTTCTTACTAAGGTTAAAGGCCCACGATCATTTGAAGAAATAAGAACATATGATGGTGTTGTTTATCCTACATTTCGGGATGCGTGTTATGCACGTGGCCTGTTAGATGATGACAATGAATATATCGAGTGTATTAAAGAATCCAGTTTCACAGGAAACGGTCATTATCTTCGTTCTTTGTTTGCAACACTTCTATTGTCTAATACGCTATCTAGACCTGAAGTTGTTTGGGAGAAAACGTGGGAGCTATTGTCCGAGGACATTTTATACAATATGCGGAAGGATTCTGGCATGAGCG atttcgttgtttctgaggaaCGTTTAAAGAATATTACGTTGTCGAAAATCGAAAAATTCCTTCTTCGTAATGGATCCAGCTTGCACAGGTTTTCACCAATGCCTTATCCTGATGATGACTATCTGATGTCGGAGAGCAACCGTTTGATAAATGAGGAGCTTTCTTTTGACATTGATGAAGTTACGGCTGAGTTCAATAATCTTCACAGCTGTCTAAACGGCGATCAAAGAGCCGTGTATAATGAAATTATGGATGCTGTTCGGATTGGTAAGGGTGGTGTGTTTTTTGTGTACGGTTATGGTGGTACGGGCAAGACTTTTCTGTGGAAAACTTTAGGTGCTTCTATTAGATGCAATGGACAGATTGTTATTAATGTTGCTTCAAGTGGTATTGCATCTTTGTTGTTATCACGCGGTCGTACCGCTCACTCGCGATTTCATATTCCAATTAATCTCAATGAAGATTCGGTATGCCATATAAAGCCTAATACTGAAATCGCGAATCTTTTATATGAAGCAAAGTTGATTATTTGGGACGAGGCACCGATGATACACAAACATGCTTTCGAGGCTCTTGATCGTACATTGAAGGATGTTTTGAGTGTTTTTGATTCACAAAATTCAGAACTTCCATTTGGTGGGAAAACTATTGTATTTGGTGGTGACTTTAGACAAATCCTACCAGTTGTACAAAATGGAAGCAGGCAAGATATCGTAAACGCCTCATTATGTTCATCCCACATCTGGTCCACTTGCAAGGTGTTGAAATTGACAATCAACATGCGTTTGTCGGTTGGATCAAGTAGCTCAAACGTTATGGAGATAAACGAATTTGGTAAATGGCTTCTTGACATCGGCGAAGGTAATGTTGGTGATTCTATCGACGGTGATGGAACGATTGAAATACCTGCTCATCTCTTAATAACTGATGAGAATGATCCAATTCAAGGTTTGATTGACTTTGTATATCCTTCAGTTCTTCATCGTTATAAAGAGCGTGACTACTTTTCTGAGAGAGCTATACTCGCTCCTAAGAATGAAGTTGTTCATGATATAAATGACCGTTTGCTTGATTTGTTTCCCGGTGAAGAAGTAGAGTATCTTAGCTCTGATAGTTTATGTCCGACTGAGCAAATCAACGATCCGTTACATCAAGATTTGTATAATCCAGATGTGTTAAATAGTGTAAAAGTATCAGGGTTACCAAATCATAGATTGGTATTAAAATTGGGTGTTCCGGTTATGCTTTTGAGGAATATTGATCAGCAAAACGGTTTGTGTAATGGTACGCGTCTTCAAATCACACGTCTTGGTAAACGTGTTATTGAAGCAGAGATATTATCAGGAAGTAATGTTGGATCAAGAACTTTCATCCCAAGAATCAGCATGATACCATCTGACAAGAAAATACCGTTCAAATTTCAAAAAAGGCAATTTCCAATAACCGTATGTTTTGCGATGACTATTAACAAAAGTCAAGGACAATCTCTATCTAGAGTTGGTATATACCTCAGAGACCCCGTGTTCTCACATGGTCAGCTTTATGTTGCGTTGTCCAGGGTTAAGACTAAGGATGGCGTTAAGGTTTTAATATTCGACAAAAATGGGAGGCCAACAAATAAAACTGCAAACGTTGTTTACAAAGAAATATTTGGGAAATTGTAG